DNA sequence from the Terriglobales bacterium genome:
GTTGGCCGCCTTCAACTGCTGGCAGGCCGCGGCGCTGGGCTTGTCTTTCTTGTACTCATCGTCCACCTTCAATCCCAGGGGGGCCTTGACCTCCGCGGCCTTCTGGTAGGTCTCGGTCCAGTCGATCACCCCGATGGAGTAGTAGATCTCGGGATCGTTGGGGTCCACCACCAAGGCCTGGCGATAGTAGTCGCGGGCCCTGTCCAGCTCCTTCATGTTGAAGTACAGCGAAGCGATGCCCTTCAGGCAGGTGAGCTTGTACTGGGAATCGGGATTGGTGGCCAGCACCTGCTTGTATTGGTCGATGGCCTGCTCCGCCATGCGGACGTTCTCCGGACTTGGCACTCCGGGAATGTACTGCCCGGTGTAAGCGGTGGCCAGGTAGAGCTTGGCCACGCTGAGGTTGGGGTCGAGTTCGACGGCGTTCTTGAAGTGCTCGATGGCCTGCTCGAAGCGGGCGGCCTTGTAGGCCTGCACCCCCTTGTTGAGCTGGTCCCGCGCCTTCAGCTTATTGCAGCCGGTGAGGCCCAGCAAGGCGGCCGTCAGCATCCCGACTGCCAGCAGTCGCAGGGTTGTCTTCATTCCGATCCTCTCCCATGCTAGGGGACGCCGGGGACCCCACCCGGCGCTCCCGGTTTTACTGTCCCGCTTCGATCTTGGCGGTGATCAGGCCCACCTTGTCGACCCCCGCGGCGTGGGCGGTATCGATGACCACCGCCACGTCCTGGAAGTCCACGTCGGGATCGCCCTTGACGAACATCACCTTCTCCGCCCGCGACTTGTAGATCTCCTCCAGCCGGCTCTTGAGGTCGGCCCAGGTGACGTCGTCCTGGTTGATCTTGAGG
Encoded proteins:
- a CDS encoding tetratricopeptide repeat protein translates to MKTTLRLLAVGMLTAALLGLTGCNKLKARDQLNKGVQAYKAARFEQAIEHFKNAVELDPNLSVAKLYLATAYTGQYIPGVPSPENVRMAEQAIDQYKQVLATNPDSQYKLTCLKGIASLYFNMKELDRARDYYRQALVVDPNDPEIYYSIGVIDWTETYQKAAEVKAPLGLKVDDEYKKDKPSAAACQQLKAAN